From Orcinus orca chromosome 3, mOrcOrc1.1, whole genome shotgun sequence, a single genomic window includes:
- the LOC125963838 gene encoding UDP-N-acetylglucosamine--peptide N-acetylglucosaminyltransferase 110 kDa subunit-like, with translation MASSVGNVADSTEPTKRMLSFQGLAELAHREYQSGDFEAAERHCMQLWRQEPDNTGVLLLLSSLHFQCRRLDRSAHFSTLAIKQNPLLAEAYSNLGNVYKERGQLQEAIEHYRHALHLKPDFIDGYINLAAALVAAGDMEGAVQAYVSALQCNPDLYCVRSDLGNLLKALGRLEGAKACYLKAMETQPNFAVAWSNLGCVFNAQGEIWLAIHHFEKAVTLDPNFLDAYINLGNVLKEARIFDRAVAAYLCALSLSPNHAVVHANLACVYYEQGLIDLAIDTYRRAIELQPHFPDAYCYLAKALEEKGSVAEAEECYNTALRLCPTHADSLNDLANIKGDQGNFEEAVRLYCKALEVFPEFAVAHSNLASVLQQQGKLQEALMHYKEAVRISPTFADAYCNMGDILKEMQDVQGALQCYTRAIQINPALADAHSNLASIHKYSGNIPEAIASYRTALKLEPDFPDAYCDLAHCLQIVCDWTDYDERMKKLVSIVADQLERNRLPSVQPHHSMLYPLSHGFRKAIAESHGNLCLDEISVLHKPPYEHPKDLKLSDGRLRVGYVSSDFGNHPTSHLMQSIPGMHNPDKFEVFCYALSPDDGTNFRAKVMAEAHHFIDLSQIPCNGKAADRIHQDGIHILVNMNGYTRGARNELFALRPAPIQAMWLGYPGTSGVLFMDYIITDQETSPAEVAEQYSEKLAYMPHTFFIGDHANMFPHLKKKAVIDFQSKGHIYDNRIVLNGIDLKAFLDSLPDVQIVKMKCPDGGDNADSSNTALNMPVIPMNTIAEAVIEMINRGQIQITINGFSLSNGLATTQINIKAATGEEVPRTIIVTTRSQYGLPEDAIVYCNFNQLYKIDPSTLQIWANILKRVPNSVLWLLRFPAVGEPNIQQYAQNMGLPQNRIIFSPVAPKEEHVRRGQLADVCLDTPLCNGHTTGMDILWSGTPVVTMPGETLASRVAASQLTCLGCLELIAQNRQEYEDIAVKVGTDLEYLKKIRGKVWKQRTSSPLFNTKQYTMDLERLYLQMWVHYAAGNKPDHMIKPVEVTESA, from the coding sequence atggcgtcttctgtgggcaacgtggccgacagcacagaaccaacgaaacgtatgctttccttccaagggttagcTGAGTTGGCACATCGAGAATATCAATCAGGTgattttgaggcagctgagagacactgcatgcagctgtggagacaagagccagacaatactggagtacttttattactttcatctctacacttccagtgtcgaaggctggacagatctgcccactttagtactctggcaattaaacagaaccctcttctggcagaagcctattcgaatttggggaatgtgtacaaggaaagagggcagttgcaggaagcaattgagcattaccggcatgcattgcatctcaaaccagatttcatcgatggttatattaacctggcagccgctttggtagcagcaggcgacatggaaggggcagtacaagcttacgtctctgctcttcagtgcaatcctgatttgtactgtgttcgcagtgacctggggaacctgctcaaagccctgggtcgcttggaaggagccaaggcatgttatttgaaagcaatggagacgcaaccgaactttgcagtagcttggagtaatcttggctgtgttttcaatgcacaaggggagatttggcttgcaattcatcactttgaaaaggctgtcacgcttgaccccaattttctggatgcttatatcaatttaggaaatgtcttgaaagaggcacggatttttgacagagctgtggcagcttacctttgtgccctaagcttgagcccaaatcatgcagtggtacatgccaacctggcttgtgtatactatgagcaaggcctgatagatctggcaatagacacctacaggcgagctattgaattgcaaccacatttccctgatgcttactgcTACCTAGCCAAggctctggaagagaagggcagtgttgccgaagcagaagagtgttataatacagctctgcggctgtgtcccacccatgcagactctctgaatgacctagccaatatcaaaggagaccagggaaactttgaagaggcagttcgcttgtattgtaaagcattagaagtcttcccagagtttgctgttgcccattcaaatttagcaagtgtattgcagcagcagggaaaactgcaggaagctctgatgcattataaggaggctgttcgaatcagtcctacctttgctgatgcctacTGTAACATGGGAGACATtctaaaggagatgcaggatgttcagggagccttgcagtgttatactcgtgccattcagattaaccctgcacttgcggatgcccacagcaatctggcttccattcacaagtattcagggaatattccagaagcaattgcttcttatcgcactgctctgaagcttgaacctgattttcctgacgcttattgtgatttggctcattgcctgcagattgtctgtgattggacagactatgatgagcgaatgaagaagttggtcagcattgtggctgaccagctggagaggaataggttgccttctgtgcagcctcatcatagtatgctctatcctctttctcatggcttcaggaaggctattgctgagagccatgggaacctctgcttggatgagatcagtgtccttcataaaccaccgtacgaacatccaaaagacttgaagctcagtgatggtcgactgcgtgtaggatacgtgagttctgactttgggaatcatcctacttctcatcttatgcagtctattccaggcatgcacaatcctgataaatttgaggtattctgttatgccctgagcccagatgatggcacaaacttccgagcgaaggtgatggcagaagcccatcatttcattgatctttctcagattccatgcaatgggaaagcagctgatcgcatccatcaagatggtatacacatccttgtaaatatgaatggttataccaggggtgctcgaaatgaactctttgctctcaggccagctcctattcaggcaatgtggctgggctaccctgggaccagtggcgtgcttttcatggattatatcatcactgatcaggaaacttcacctgctgaagttgctgagcagtattctgagaaactggcttatatgccccatactttctttattggcgatcatgctaatatgttccctcacctgaagaagaaGGCAGTCATCGATTTTCAGTCCAAAGGGCACATTTATGACAATCGGATTGTGCTGAATGGCATcgacctcaaagcatttcttgatagtctcccagatgtgcagattgtcaagatgaaatgtcctgatggaggagacaacgcagacagcagtaatacggctcttaatatgcctgtcattcctatgaatactattgcagaggcagttattgaaatgattaacagaggacaaattcagataacaattaatggattcagtcttagcaatggactggcaactacccagatcaacattaaggctgccactggagaggaggttccccgtaccattattgtaaccacacgttctcagtacgggttaccggaagatgccattgtgtactgtaactttaatcagttatataaaattgacccatctactttgcagatatgggcaaatattctgaagcgtgttcccaatagtgtactgtggctgttgcgttttccagcagtaggagaacctaatattcaacagtatgcacaaaatatgggccttccccagaaccgtatcattttttcacctgttgctcctaaagaggaacatgttcggagaggccagctggctgatgtctgcttggacactccactctgtaatggacacaccacagggatggatatcctttggtcagggacacccgtggtgactatgccaggagagactcttgcttcccgagttgcagcttcccagctcacttgtttaggctgtcttgagcttattgctcaaaatagacaagaatatgaagacatagctgtgaaagtgggaactgatctagaatacctgaagaaaattcgtggcaaagtctggaagcagagaacatctagccctctgttcaacaccaaacaatacacgatggacctagagaggctctatctacagatgtgggtgcattacgcagctggcaacaaacctgatcacatgattaagcctgttgaagtcactgagtcggcctaa